Proteins from a single region of Heptranchias perlo isolate sHepPer1 chromosome 34, sHepPer1.hap1, whole genome shotgun sequence:
- the LOC137301712 gene encoding eukaryotic translation initiation factor 3 subunit J-like — MAESDGWDADDFEAREATALSVDRWEGEDEEEDVKDNWDDEEEKREPVKQEVKISEKKKLIDKIKEKEEKQRQLKKKQDALKNSEKTEESVELSAEELLAEKLRLAKLQEQADLEVAKDTFGMNSVGTQLGIDSMCPSSREDFTEFGKLLKEKITQYEKSVYYVDFLETLLRDVSISLEVDDLKKLNNSLTSLCSEKLKQEKQSKGKKKKKAPVLAGGFKANLKDDLDDYDYTQEYDDFM; from the exons ATGGCGGAGTCGGACGGCTGGG ACGCCGATGATTTCGAGGCCCGGGAGGCGACGGCGTTGAGCGTGGACCGATGGGAAggcgaggacgaggaggaggatgtgaag GACAACTGGGATGAtgaggaggaaaagagagaacCAGTGAAGCAAG AAGTCAAGATTTCAGAAAAGAAGAAATTAATTGACAAGATTAAAGAGAAGGAGGAAAAACAAAGGCAACTGAAGAAGAAACAAGACGCGCTAAAGAAT TCAGAGAAAACGGAAGAGTCGGTGGAGCTTTCAGCAGAGGAACTGCTAGCAGAAAAACTCCGACTAGCGAAGCTACAGGAACAGGCGGACCTGGAAGTAGCTAAGGACACATTTG GCATGAACAGTGTGGGAACGCAGCTTGGAATTGACTCCATGTGTCCATCCTCTAGAGAAGACTTTACAGAATTTGGAAAGCTCTTGAAGGAAAAGATTACGCAGTACGAAAAGtctgtatattatgtggacttcCTAGAGACCTTACTCCGAGATGTTAGCATTTCAT TGGAGGTTGACGACTTGAAAAAACTGAACAACTCTTTGACGTCGCTGTGTAGTGAAAAGCTGAAACAAGAAAAG CAAAGCAAAGGCAAAAAGAAGAAAAAGGCCCCGGTGCTCGCGGGAGGATTCAAGGCGAATCTGAAGGATGATCTAGATGACTATGATTACACGCAGGAGTACGATGACTTCATGTGA